From the genome of Periplaneta americana isolate PAMFEO1 chromosome 17, P.americana_PAMFEO1_priV1, whole genome shotgun sequence:
CCACCAAATTTTTTGAAGTAGATGAGCAAAGAAATATCCTTGTTAAACTATCAAAATTGAGCTTGGAGAACAAAGCTGTTTACAGTGACATAGATGATGCAACTGTGGTCAGAATGTGAAGGACTTAATTTCGGAAGTTTGTGAATATTGTGTTAAACAATTGTGTAAATAATGAAACTGAACAAAGCAGCAACAAAAGAAAACTGCAGCCCCTAGGGTATTAGAAGATACAGTATGCAATACcttgtttaaaattatgtattaatatacctctaaggatttgagatttagtttttttttttttttttgtcttataaAGTTTTACATCATTGCAATGTTGTGATTTATACATGGAAATATTTTTTCCTCTGATTTGTTCATTAGAATTGTCGTTTGGTGTAGGACTACCACTTGACAGCTCTGCTGTGTTGCCACATCTATGAACATGGCTTGTTAATTTAAGATGACAGTGATTAAATACCTTAGCAAAACATATACCGGTAATGAGAATTATGTTTTCGTAGTtcctaaataaaattaagtaaacatGCATAATACCATCATTATCACGCAAATATTGCATGGCAATAATTTTCTgtcattcaattttaaatttatgttataaacttcaaataaaaatacaaaaattgtgtTAGTGCAATTTGTGAATACTATGCATTTTTCTtctcgtcaatttttttttttttttttgcaacatgtTGACTCAAAAATAATGCAcgtaaaattgaagatttttgagTTTATATCGTGTATTAATGCATTTATATTTATCTcatgtattttctattttatacacctcattcgctCCTAAAAACCCTCAAAATGCCGCTTCTGAATAGGAACAACAGATTTACATTATACCAGAGTTCtgtgggattttaaattacaccttcattgtgtcacatgttgaaaaaggttgaaaaactcTGTTCTGTAAGGAAAAGAAGTACCCCATGAGAAAGCTGCCCGAAGAATTGACTTCTGTTAGCTAAAATTGTACTAGGACCAAGTGCAATTTAAACGCAGTTCTGTGGCATCTAAAATCTGCAAATGTAAGTTGTGCTATCTGTATGTTTTGTTTGCTCTGTATTTTTAGGAAGGGCAGAGTGACTTGGTCACAGTGAATGAGGAGCCAAAGCTGGAAGCAACAGCGGAGGATTACGAGGTTTTCACCGAAAGGTGAGTGTTATGTGCGAGTTTTCACATAGAGAGTTCATTGTGTTTGAAATTACCGTTTTCTTTATTGCCAAGAAGCCCCTTCAGCTCCTTTTGTAATAGTAAATTCCATTGTTCCAAGTCTTTAAACCGTTGTTACTAGCTTAATATTCGCAAAACAACAAATACGAAGTTACAAATGACACCaatagaaattttgtcatgataatGCTTATTAATAAATGGTATCAGTTACGTTCCACTGCCaagtttttctaattttaaagcgagaaaataaacaaactgtATATAGCATAAGAAtaaagcataaaataatttataccaCATTTTCAATTCATACTTGGGAACTGTCTCACAAAATATCACGATGggttaataattttttatgtggagtaacggttagcgcatctggcggcgaaaccaggtggcccgggttcgattcccggtcgggtcaagttacttggttgagattttttccggggttttccctcaaccaaatatgagcaaatgctgggtaacttttggtgctggaccccagactcgtttcactggaattatcaccttcatatcattcagacgctaaataacctcatgttgataaagcgtcgtaaaataacctactaaaataaataaataaataattttttatgtagcTTATTCTCCGCCTAAGGCGTTGCTCATGAATTTTCATACACTTGTTTTCCTGTTTCTAAGAAGGAGAGTGTAATTTTGAGATGAGAATGTAATTTCAGACTGCCttacattaattaattctttctgcCTTTGATTACACAAGGTTGCGAAATTAAATTTGGTTCAAGATTTTTAATATCGAaggttgattttgattaattgttggGTTCTGTTGAAGGATATGAAGTCAGATTTGTCTGTCAAGTATGAAAAAAATTTGTATAATGATTTGAAGAACTGCCATATTTATAGTTCcattcatgtaatattaacacatttaaacacataaatctAGTAATCTTTGAAAATGTCTATATGGTAAACAAAATCAAACATCACTATCTTGTTCATATTCACAATTTAGGTTCAAGCCATTCCAAATCTCATGCAGACACTTCATTTTTTCAATACCGCTTCCTCTTCATCTAGAAGTTCTGGCTTCGAGATTGTCTTCTATACATTGCCTCTTTTCATAGACAAACAGTAGTCAACCATCATCCGACCTGCCTTGATAacgcttttttatttctttcatgtcttgatgaacccattcttcttgttcttcactGTAATCTCCAAGCTAATCAGGGAAGAAGTCAAGATCGCTAGGATGAAGGAAATGGATTTCAATGCTCATATTGCATCCTACATTTTTCACAGCTACCAATATATTTTCTATAATGTTTTTCAAATCTGGGTGTTTCCTATTCATCAAGGAGTTATGAACCACATTGTTAAATCCAGTCCAACCAGTCATTCTTCAAGAGTCATTCAATTTTCAATGTATTCATCTTTTATCTAACTTATGTTGGGCCCAActaatatttcttctttaatttaacCTCATAGAGAAAGGAAAATGTAAAACTTATGTATTTAAAACAATCACCATCTTTATGCTGTGCATTTACTGTTTCATTATTCCCAGTTTAAAGTGAAGAGGCGCCAAGATGATCTCTCTTTTCACCAGATATTCTCTAATGATAATTTTCTACCCAGCATTCATTGCTTTTCTAGCAGGCCATTCTCTTCTAACCCAATGTGATGCACGAGCACGACTGTTCCAGAGGCACAGGAAACTAGGGAACTTTGTAAAGCCTGACTGTTGTCCCAACAGCATTCCTCTGACTTTCAGGTTTCCACATACTACCCATTGGTGTTCTGTATAGTTTAATGCCTTCAACATCTCcatgttttcataattttcctttaaatgcacagaatatgCTACTGGTATATAAAATTACGCGAACTTAAGAAATTGCATAAAAACTGTGACTGTTTGACGAaaactgattttatttttacagagAGCTGAAAAGATCATTCAAAAGGACTCTTTGTCATGTAAAGCGCCAAAACATGGCAACCGTGTGTTATAAGTATAGCCTACTgttattcaaagataaaccacacatgttgggccaattatacagtgttcatagatttgataagaaacgtaaaaaatatatattacagttatatgaacactaataaacagggaacggatttatatggactaaaaatatatgaaatatgtaaatatatatgtagttatttttaccaaaatatggaattaaatatggatttttaccaaaatatggaattaaatatggacttaaaattataaaaaaatgactatgtacgttaaatattggtacattttaatcaaactaaacaaaaaatataatggacgtaccttatcttccaatgtagtttcaacaaaacacaatttttattgtctgttaccataacaataggttacaaacatttctttcaagtgctgaaaagtgaatcttcttctattgtctctgaggatagatttatactgactaaaagagcgttcgacgtcacaagaagtaactggtacataattcaatttcacaatgtctgctggggataagtccaagttaatcttcactgttgattcaccactcatcacagcaacaaccttttgtagttcttcatatccagggttttttgaaagtacagtgtccaccttagctcttactgcatctgcaactttacctctaccacgattcagttgttccacagtactatttataatttcaaaactttcagatagtgaaaggtgcctattttggagacttttgagcgtttttatgatgcatgaaaatgtatgctgaatgtgagctaagtcattcttcacacttatgtcacaggtaactgttttcgcagtatcaattgagactgcatcttcagagtccaatgcaaggagaacattgttaatagagtctatatgttcggcataatattcaactgcttctagccatgtaccccatctagttaaaattggctttggtggcaatggaatttcagggtacatttctttcaacacgttaactctactgggagctttgagaaatacttttttcactgatgaaatcaacaaatctactttagggaaattgtctctgaccacttctgccacacgatgaaatgcatgcgccacacaagtaaaatgagtcaatttaggatatacaacagataatgcttgtccagctttgaccatataaggggcagcatcgctaataaagaataacacattatcgtacataataccctttggccacaggatacccatagcttcgttgaacagtttaactatagttttgttattgcacttttctagaacatcacaatgtaaaagaattcgttcagaatattgttcacttaacaaaccgataactacattaccaacaagtctaccttctttgtcgggagtctcatcaatggaaacccaaattgaactatctttaatttcatctcttatcttctgtattgtctcatcgtagatggatggagcatacgtcttcctaagtgttgactcatccgggattgtatgttgagtatatttttcaaggaattccctgaagaccttattctttagtttgtagagaggaatatcagcagagatgagagaacggcacaggtcgatgttaaactcagatcttacattcgatgttgttggttgtgttaaaaacaattgtctctgcttggaatttagttgtttgttggcctgatgtttactagttgtaatgtgttgttgcaccaggaacttttgtgtagatgatactgcacactgacacaaattacaaaataatattttattgtcagttgataaatcatcttctttaaattctgaaatgtaacttgttagttttgattttaaattgactgaatgacgtacttttggcatatttaccgtctttatagtatgatttacaaaactgaacctatgtgtactctgactggcatttaactgttgagctgcacaactgaagtctgttaaaaattttaaattaaattaatacagttttgtaacttactttcccattgttgataggactgctaattttcaaataactctgatgttaaagggattactgaacatgtgtttaaatctctattgttgaaatgtatttttaaaagttaatggaattttgttttgttttattgttaaacctaatataatatggactgttttatatgaaatatggaaaatatatggaaattaacgaaaatatgtactaaactctaaaatatggaaaaatatggaaaataaaagtaggatttttcaaccctacacattgtgaaacataaagataatgcaaaatataaattatattagctttataagtaaatatgtatttacatataaatcctttccctgctaataaatataatataattagtaaaaaatagtaaaagtcagacaggtttcggagatgcttctccatcctcagtgactttaccacgatgGCTGGTTAGGGTGATcaaaccgcgttgttgcttggcttaaaggagacatctttttttttttaagcaatttcagaATCTAAGACAAGTTGTTGAGTTGATTTAACATAGTTATCATCCAAATTGTACTAATGTCCATTCTTTAACAAATTCGTTTCATTATCGTGAAGGACAACATGAGACAAGTTAATTATTCTTTCGTGAAAGGAGTATTGTGACGAAAAACTTTTATtggctttttctttttttggtctTTGAGTAGAACGTAAATTTTgaagtttcttttttaatttaagaaattgaaatctaATTTTCTTACTTATACGTTGGAAGATCTCTTTCTGAAGTAATTCCCATTTTACGGGatgtacaatattaaatatatttaagtgACCTTTGTATAGTTTCAAATTAAGTTCGTCTTTCTGTATGTAAGTAGTTTTGATCTCATTTTGTatccaagtttttgtacattgttTAACAATATGTCTAGAACCTCGAGAATCTGTGTTCGGTTGAATATTGACATATTTAGGTTTCAAGGCCTCCTTTAAGCAGGATTTattaaacctatttttttttatttaaaagttctaTTTTAAGACGCACGTCGTAGTAAAAGTTGACCTATTTTTCTTCACtagcttttttcatattcaaagataaaccacacatgttgggccaattatagTGTTCATAGgtttgataagaaacgtaaaaaatatatattacagctatatgaacactaataaatataattattaaaaaaaaaagatcggtctcctttaagccaagcaacaacgcggttcgatcacctgaaccagccgtcgtggtaaagtcactgaggatggagaagcatcaccgaaacatgtctgacttttactaaatttttaataattatattatatttattagtgttcatataactgtaatatatattttttacgtttcttatagcctactgtatttaaaaacaataattgtgtacATGTCAAGCGAAATGGATGGTGACTTTGAACAGAAAAGTTTCGTAACGAAATGAGTCAACTAAGAGTTGACAGACGTGATATTTTCCTCATAAACATTTATTGTATGGGTCAAGGTCGAAACGTTGAGACAATTTTAATACTTCCTATATCACTTATAAATTATTTAGAAGGTTGTATCTTAAATGGTCATGTACCTCCTGATGAAATATGTTTGTTTTAGTTTGAATAATCAGTTAATGAATATATATTAGTTGCCACTGTTTTATAGACTGATAGTATATTTTCGTCAGAATTGCAGCTACCAATGAAAGGACTGTATCATCAGAATTCGACGGTATTGCACATGAAGAGAACCAGGCCGTGTGTGAGATTCCCAAGAATTTAGTTTTCTTGGGATCACCTATTCGGattgatgaagatgagaaagaattAGAATTCGAAGTGTCTAAAGTATGTCTCTCGAATTCGGCAAAACTAAACAGGCGTTTACGCAAGCACGTAAGCAAGAAACttttcaaatgcaatgtttgttgTAAGTGTTTCTTTGACTCGAATACACTAAAACGCCATGAACGCCTCCACACAAAcgacaaacctttcaaatgtgatgtttgtggtatgtATTTCTCGCAGTCGGGTAACCTGAAAATCCATGAACGCcgacacacaggcgagaaacctttcaaatgtgatgtttgtggaaagtgtttttcgaaTTCGAGTAATCTAAAAACTCATGAACGgcggcacacaggcgagaaacctttcacgtgtgatgtttgtggtatgCGCTTCTCGCAATCAAGTAGCCTAAAGAGACATGACTTCAtacatacaggcgagaaacctttcaactGTGGTGTATGCGGTAGGTGTTTCTCTAAGTCTTGTAGTCTAAGAACTCATGAACgcctgcacacaggcgagaaacctttcatatGTGATGTATGTGGCATTTGTTTTTCTCAATCCAGTACTCTAAAAAACCACAAACGTCggcacactggcgagaaacctttcaaatgcgatgtttgtggtaggCATTTCTCGAAGTCTAGTAGCTTAAAGAGCCATGAACGtttgcacacaggcgagaaacctttcaaatgtgatgtttgtggcatatgtttctCGCAATCGGGTAGCCTAAGATACCATGAACGACAATGTGATGTTTCTGGTAAATTTTGCGAAGTTGACTAGCTTAAAATTCCATGAACCCCTGCACAGAGGCGAGAAACCTGTCAAACGCGAAGCTTGTGTTGAGTGTTTGTTGAAGACAATTAGACTAAAAGACCACGAATTCCGCCACATTGTGGAATGtcttttaaatataatgtatgtcaGAAGTGTTTCGTTGGTTGCTCTAGCTTAAGTAGTCATGTACTTAAAGATTAGATGTTTGTGGTAGGTGTTTATCGCGATCCACATGCCTAAAAGGCCTGAACACCTCCATGCGAGTACCCTTTTAAATCTGAATTCTGTGAAACTTGTTCCTCTTGCAAGACTATtttaaatactgtactgtatatattattcAGAAGGAGAATAACACAATCCTGGAAAGTATTCTGGGCGCTACAGTTTATACTCCTCGACAGGTCCATAAACCGCACACTCAGACTAGATGCTCTTAACTCCTGTGTATTCCCGGTGCTAACATACGGTTGCCAAACCTGGGCCctcacagagaggcaaaagaCGAACGTAAAATTAGTTATACATGCTTTTATGActccacatttaataatataaggttttaattctatatattcttagtattt
Proteins encoded in this window:
- the LOC138693352 gene encoding zinc finger protein ZFP2-like, producing the protein MNAIKTESEVDPLAVQLCDDVIKEEEYSSPDEGNLLDLHVTKIKEEYLDDRYNHTQIKFEEMILPINFPVVKCEAEEGQSDLVTVNEEPKLEATAEDYEVFTERIAATNERTVSSEFDGIAHEENQAVCEIPKNLVFLGSPIRIDEDEKELEFEVSKVCLSNSAKLNRRLRKHVSKKLFKCNVCCKCFFDSNTLKRHERLHTNDKPFKCDVCGMYFSQSGNLKIHERRHTGEKPFKCDVCGKCFSNSSNLKTHERRHTGEKPFTCDVCGMRFSQSSSLKRHDFIHTGEKPFNCGVCGRCFSKSCSLRTHERLHTGEKPFICDVCGICFSQSSTLKNHKRRHTGEKPFKCDVCGRHFSKSSSLKSHERLHTGEKPFKCDVCGICFSQSGSLRYHERQCDVSGKFCEVD